The following DNA comes from Triticum aestivum cultivar Chinese Spring chromosome 3D, IWGSC CS RefSeq v2.1, whole genome shotgun sequence.
GCTTTGGTTCCGGCCTAAAACTTGTTTGAGATAGCCAACAAATTTGCTAAAGGCCTCTTGCATGGACGACCTTCAATGTTGAAGAGAACACGCGACACGGTTGGTGCATATTGGGTTTGGTTGCACATAGTGCTTTTGCTCATGATAAAGTTTCCAAATTTTCCCCCAATATTTCTTGCCTTTTTGCTCGGTTCAACAAATCAGATCCATGCTAGTGTTGCACCAACTTTCACACAACAAAATATGTTCAAATTATGTGATTGTCGGACCCCTCGGCTTGTAAACTTTGGcagctttcttcttctttttactgTGTGATGTTCGCCCAACTTCAAACACCGAGGAATTGGTATCCTCCATGGTGAATTGCAAAGACCCTTGACCATGATTTATCATATCATGCAATATTTATTCCTAGAATATGCATTACAATTTAACCATTGTACTACTAATACGATCAGATAATATGTGCAACAAAAGGAACTATGGATGCAAATTTGAAAAGGGTCAAAATTTATGCCTAGTCTTGGGCGGGCATTCCTTCGAACATGTAGTGGGCATAACCAGCACCGACATTGCCCGAGGACGCCCGGTGCACTTCGAGCTCCGACGAGTCCGCCATCATGTCCTCATTGGGGACGGCTTGAGAAAATCTCAAATCCGGGATGCCCTTCCACTGGGAGGGCATGATGCAGTCGGGCAACAACGACAAATACATTGTCTTGTGACCACGACCGACAGATTGGGGAGCGTCGCGTCCATGTCCTAAGCAGTAGCCTTCGCCGCCAACAACGCCGCGTCCACAACTGCCTACACTGTCGCTATCTTCTCCGCCGCCTCACGCTCGCGCTGCCTCCGTGGCGCTCCTTCAGGGCAAGGTTCTCCGCCTTGCAAGGATCCAAAGCGAGGCCGGGAAACCCGACTAATTCTGCCGAGGCATCGTCCGTAGCCATGGAGGTAGGCAGGACCGTCGGCGATGACATGAAGGACGGCGGGCAGGTATGGCTAGCAAGAAGGTGGTGGACGGCTGCGCGGCGGCGGGAGAAATGGAGGATGGAGGTAGGAGGAATTCGGTCGATGCGGAGAAGTACTCAAATTGGTTCTGATTTGGGATGGGTCCGCCTTGACAGAGCCGACGTCACGGGCGTGCCCGGGCATGTCCGGGCCACCCCATATCAGCTTCAAATATGGGCCAGATATGGGAAGTGCCAGTCAGTCCAAACGTTTGGACCGGCTATTGGGCGCCCGGTTGGATGGCGTTTTTATGTCCGCTGACCGAGCAGACTAGACTGGCTCACGTTTTGCATGCATGCATAGTTCCCAAGAAACAAATACTCCAATCCGtccttaaatataagtctttttagaaaaAAAAAATAGATAGGGGGAGTGCCccgacaaaaaaataaaaatgaatactaaaaaaattcaaaaaattccaattttgtGTGTGTGGTAGATAAGTTTATGTGTGAGGTGCGCTcccaagtttcaactcatttggacactgagcaactctcagcaaaaaagacaaattcagggtctgtaaaaaagtttactgttcacacATTGTTCTAACCCGATTTATTTTTTCTTTGCTGAGAGCTTCTTagatgtccaaataagttgaaatttgGAGCGAATCTCACGCAtaaaattatctaccacacaaaaaagttgattttttttgaattttttagtatttctttttattttttctgaccggatacagatgagcctgggcaccgaattaGGTTTTTGACTACATACGAATGAATGTTGACGTGTTttagtgtagatttactcattttgcttcgtacgtGATTCATACAAAATCTCTAagaaacatatactccctccgttcctaaatataagtctttgaagagattccactatggaccacatacgaaacaaaatgagtgaatctatactctaaaatgcatctagatacatccgtatctagtccatagtgaaatctctacaaagaattatatttaggaacggagggagtatttaggaacaggGAGTACATAGGACATGCAGTGCATGCATGCATTCGGCCTATTTCCAGACATGAAATACATGCAGGCATTTTGCTCGAACGATATGGTTGCGTGGCGTCCCAAAGAAAGACGAAAGGCCTATTTCCAGACATGAAATGCATGCAAGCATTTTGCCCGAACCGATGGTTGCGTGACGTCCCGAAGAAAGACGAAAGGAAGCTTCCTTCGGGCTGCTTGAACGGCTTGCTTGAGGACATTTTAGATTAGTTGTATGATGAATCCTAAAGGCCGCGCGCGTCTCTGCCAGCTTTTTGGCAGAAGCCAGTGTGACGTTCTTTGCTTTTTGATTTGTTTATTATCTGACCGGCATCTCGCCCTGTGTGCGCCTTGCGTTTCCTCCTTGTCTCACTTACGCCGCGTGCCCCACTCCAGTCACACGTGCTCTAAACGACTACTCTTTccatcctaaaataagtgtctcaactttgtactttTTTACAAAATCAGTACAAAGTTAAGACATTTATTTTAAGATGGTGGGAGTATATTTTTTTACCATCCAGCCTTGTAACGCGGGGTCCATTCACGCTTGAGTACAAGTTTGGACAAGATGAATTGACCGAAATTTTCTAATTAATAATCTAATTCTTTACTCCAAACATTATTTTGTTATTGTGTTTGCCAACACCACCCCTGTTCCCCCAACTTCATACGCAGCGAGACGGCAAGAACTCCCGTACCACAAACATGATACCGAACTTCAAACGTACAGGGGAAAAAAGAAGGATTAGTCTATGGACAGTGTAGAAAGACAGAAAAAAATTGACGCCATTTTTAGTCTCCTTTTCCTATGTGTACATCGAATTTAAATACGTAATTATGTGGGAGACTGGAGGAGACATCTTTTGTCAACCTGGTAAAGTTTACGAAAATATGGGACATTGGCCTAGCATTAGGAGGAGGGTCCAAGCCTAACTAGCTACCAACAAGCCATGTGCACGGGTTTTTCTTCTACCTTTTTTAAGAATTTCTGTGTACCATTAAATATATACCAAGTTACAAAAAGAACTCGCGAAAACACAAGAGAAAATGAGAGAGGACACATGTCTAGAAACATTTGCAGGAAAACTCCATTGAAGCGGATTTTAGCAACCACCATCCTGACGACTTGCCATCTTCGGAGACGAAGAAGCACGGTCTCCCCATGAGGACTTTGTGAGCACGGTCTCCCCATCAGGATCATCCTCGTGCTCCTTGCAACCTAGATCCACCACATGTCGTCGACGTAGAATGCTGGAACCGCCACCCACTAGCCTCCAACTTTGTTATTAGGCCTACATTGTCCCCCAACAAGaagaagacaccacatgagatggaATCCGCCGCAGACACAACAAACACCATGATATCCATCGCACCAAGGAAACAATGGAATAAGGTACCGACCAATCCCTCGAGTTCACCACTAGGGGCGTCATCGAGATGGGCTGACAACGGGGAAAATTTATTCGAAAAACCGTTGTCACCTCCATTCAAACGTCACCATAGGTGACGCTAATCCTAACACTCTATCTGCAGGCAAGCAGAGCCCGGGTTCCCCCACCCTTCCATCGTCGAAGTGGAGACCAGAGCAAAAGAGAACCCATAGCCTCGCCGACAGAGCGAGGGAAGGTTCATCGTCTCCCTAATTGCCTTTTTTCCAAGACCAGAGGGCGCGAAACGTTTAGTAAATTGCGAGCCATTGAAATACCTCGATCCTCAAAGGAAAATTGAAGAAGCATGGCCACGACTATGACCATCATTATTCCCTACTAGAGGACACTTGACGTGGCAACGCCTATATCATAGAGTGACGACATGACAATACCGCTCACCGTTGCATTATATCATAGAGTAACGACAAACCAATACCCATGAAAGACAATATTTTGGACCCCATTTCTAGTTAGGCTTGTCTCTTTTTCATATGTGTGGATCGATTTAAATATGAATTTCGTGGGACTCTAGGCACATCTTTCGTCAACCTACACTTAAAAAGAAAATATGAGATCAAGCATTGGTAGCgctacaacccccccccccccccccccccacccccacacacacacacacaacacacatcgTCGTCGAGATGGGCTTGGCCTGCGGTTGAATTGAGTAGGGGCCAAGCCAAACTGGTAGCCAACAAGCCATGTGCATGGGGGTTTCATATACCTTGCCAACATTGTGAGCCATCGAAATAACTTGGCCCTCAAAGAAAAATCGCAGAGAAGCATGGGCACCAGGGCTATATCCATCATTATTCCCCGCCAGTGGACAGCTGAAAAGGTAACACCTATATGAGTACCGATGGACCCATACCGTTTACCGTTATAAAAGACCTCGACAATAATTCTTAGCCATGAACATGCATAGCTTAAATGTCCGTTGGTTGCGTTCCCATTAGCGAGCAAAAACGCTCATCGTACCATGTTATTGCTCTTGTGGATATGTAACGTCATAACAATTATGTATCCATCAGTTTATACTTTACATAGATACACAACGGTACCCGACAAGTACAAGTCACACATACTGATTTGTCGCTTTCGTGGATCGTGGTTGCCATTTAGCCGACACAAAAAGAACAAGTTGCATACTCTAATTTGTGTCGTTTTCGTAGATCCCGAAGGCCTATAAGATCAACTCATTTTCCGATACATGTAACTGTATTGGACATAGAATCGACAAGATCAACGACACCTTTGCACGAATCTTTAGTAAGAATTTAATCAAATAATCCATTTGTGGTATTGGATGCTTATCATACGAATTTGGCATGGTAAAGATTTAGCACTCATTTGTAATTAACTATGAAGTCCAAAAACTTGTGTTTCTGGAATAGATTAAAAAAACTGAATACTTATTTGTGTTGAGTTTTTCTAAAATTGATCTGAAAATAATTAGAACTTTTAAATGCACATCAAATAATTGATTAAATAGAAATTGATTGAAATTCAACACAAATAATTATTTGTATCAAATGAGCTTGCCTAACTGTACTACTAACAATGCAAATAAAAATGAGCTAATGTTTGTGGAATATTAATTGTAAGCCAAGTATTACTGGTAATctttgggcctctttgattcacaggattctgaaaacacgggaataggaaaaacatatgATTGTAATGTCATGCTCATCTCCATCCTATAGGATTTTGggttgtttgattgcatcataggaaaaacaaaggattccttcaaagaggtttgagtggatgctaGAAATCCTATTGGAAGTAGTACAAAGAAATCCTTAGGAAAAATTCCTGTAGGATtcaatcctttgaatcaaacagccaatataggaaaaaaatcctaaggattatgatcctccaaaattcctatgtaaatcctttgaatcaaaggagccctttaCGTGCACACCAACGATGGAATTCCACTGGAAAAAGTTTCCATTGGGATATCACTGGCATGAGCCATTTATGCGCATACGGACATTAGGTACATTTGGAAGTTTGTATGGAGCAGCGCCTCACTGTCAGCTGTAACAAACTCGTCATCCAAACTGGCTCCaccgttttttttttttgagagaggGTCTGCCCTCCGCCCCACTGAGATGTACCGATAGCCCGGGACCCACTGCGCAACAGCTGACCTCCTGAGAACATCGCTACGCCTGGTCTACATGGGCTGCCAGAGACAGAAATGGGATCCGACGGCCGATCTTCACCGCTCCCGTGTGCCGCTATGGAATATGTATACTTGGAACGTCATATTCTAGGAAGGTTTCCGGCCGTCGGGTGGAAGTGGGTTAGATGATGAacggctggggcgccacttcctcCTGTATATGATGCGGGTCCCTGGATCTTCGTCTCCACAGCGACTTGCCTTCTCCCCAGTGTCAGACCcttcctctatctctctctctctctctctctctctctctctctctcgcccgatTCCTCCGAAATTCCACACCCTTCCCAGCTCCTGCCTTGCTTCCGACCTCCCGCCGAGCGGATGGCGTCGTTGAGGGACATGCTTTTGAACCAGGAGCTAGCGGCGGATGAGTATGGGAGGTTCGAAAGGTACACCCCGAGCTCTGCCCATGGTTTTTCCCACTTCCAGCAAGCTGACAGCCCTCCGACCGGAGTCCCCGACACGGGATCGCTCGTTTCCGGCTTCGGTATGCCTCCCTCAACCTTCATCATGCCGGAGGGGACCCACACCGCCGCAGGTTATGGCGCTGAGGCCGTCCCCGTGGAGATCCCCGTGGTCCGGCGACAAAGATCTGCCTCCAGGAACACTCCGGCGTCGTACAGAGGACCGTGGACCGAGGAAGAGGACGAGTACGTGAAACACCTGCATCTGATTCCTTTTTCCAGCAGCTTGATCTCGCGGCATGCATGCTGTTCTGCTTAATTGATCAATGTGCTTTCTTGTTTTGCAGACTTCTCAAGAGATTGGTGCACGAGCACGGAGAGCATAAGTGGGCGATCATTTCGGAGCACCTCCCGCCACGGATCGGCAAGCAGTGCCGTGAGCGATGGACAAATCAACTGCGCCCCGGCATCAAGGTGATGCATGCATCGCAGCTTATAGTCTTGATTTGATTTTAATTAGGTGTAATATTCCATGGATCTATATGATTCGGAAGTCTAaattattttagtttagttttactACGTTCGAagcatgctgaacttttgttcgtACAATTCGGAAGTGGGTGTTAAGTGAGAGAGGAAGAACAAATATTTCTTCATATGCTGCATGCTTTTATTTTAATCATTAAGTGCGCCAATTTCTTCTCATCAATGAGTAATTCTGTCCGTCGATCGCCCTTAGGAAGAGATTGGGGGGTGTGGGGGGGACAATGGTGAAACATTAGTTTCTTTTTAGAATTGCAGATGCACGAGCGTCTGAAAATCCCCGCGAATCTCCTGCCTATACTCCGCAAACCTAATCTTTGGAGAGTTATTATTTCTGAGTATTATGAACCAATGCAATTAATTGCACTCATTAGTTTGTCcttaccatgaatttcacatgagtTTCTAAAGTCGTCGTGGGGATGTGGGTGCGATGGCTGACGAATCGGATGTGACTCGTGATGTCGATGGTGGTACGCCATAATCGTAGCAGTAATATTTCCAGTACACTTGATTGTGCCAATCATCCGGAGACATTAACTTTTGATTGACATAATCACATTCCAGAAGGAGCACATCTGGACTGAGGCGGACGACATACTGCTGATCGACGCGCACAAGGTCCACGGAAACCGTTGGTCGTCGATCGCGAGGTGCCTGCCCGGCCGGTCGGAGAACGCCGTCAAGAATCACTGGAACGCGACAAGGCGGAGCCTCAAGTCCAAGCGCCGGTTCAAGAAGACGAGCCAACAGGCCGCCCCGGGCCAGTTCACCCTCCTCGAGGAGTACATCCGCGACAAAATGATGGCTGACGAGAACGTGGCGCCACAGTCTCCATCGGCCGGCGTCGCGTATGATGGCCAGGTCGTTCCAGGTGCCGCTGCAATGCTCGCCGTCTCCAGCCCACACGGGATGGGTCAGTACCTCCACCCAGCCAACGCCTACGGCGGCGAGATGCAGGAGCGATACTACTATCCGCCccacagcaacagcaacaacatgCTGCACCATGGACAAGAGCCGGCATTTCAGGAGATGTTTAGTGCACAGGGACGCATGCATTCTGCATGCACGAACCTGAACTTGTTCCCGCCCCCCCAGCACCTCAGTGGCGGCTACTACGACAGCGAGACGGGCTGCAGCAGCGCCGGTGGCAACGGCGATCTGGACGAAGACGTGGTCGAGATGGCCTCCAGGGAGTTCCAGACGTCCGAGGCGGAGGCCACACTGGACCTCACTAGCTTCAACTGAGAGGGTCCGTCCACCGGATCGATCCAGTACCGTATCCATTCATTTTAGTTTGTCGTTTTTACCTTTCCGAACATCTGAGTTTGTCGTTCGTTCAATCAGCTGCTGTTGTATACTATGCCCGAAGAACACAACTGTGTGTTTGTCCGGCttggcatgcatgtatctttatTTTTCGTATTCTGAGTACTTTGTCAAAGTAACTTTTACCAAACAATTTGTTGGAGAACCTTTGTTGTACCTGTGTTTGTTTCTAGAGATAGCTATTCAGCCTATGGATTTCTGTTTCCGACATTACACATTTCTGTTTCCGTATTCTGAGTACTCTGTAAAAGTACCTTCTGCCGAACAATTTGTCGGAGAATctttgttgtactccctccgttccaaattactcgtcgtggttttagtttagagttgaactaaaaccacgacgagtaatttggaacggagggaataccTGTGTTTGTTTATAGAGAGAGCGATTCACCGTATGGATTTCTGTTTCCGAcattatgttggaaatatgagcaatttaacAAATGATTTTATTAAAAGAAATAGTAAATAAAACGTGACTATTATAATAGAGATGAAACAAGTCATGTAATCTAGCAGAATGAAGGCAAATAGCATCTGCACATGTGAACTAGTAAAACACAAAGACATACGGAGCAACGGCAGAAGCACTGGTCTTGGAGGACTCAAGaaacggaggaggagcgcgcgtgtatgtctctcttgttctcatgctcatacatctcccttataaggaggtccaactcctatcaaactagcaatgtgggactatttagtcccacctcttctcttgcacgaatgggctaagtgggcctctaggatttattaggaatttttgaACATGTTATCGGGCTAGCCCAGATTAAATTCCAGAATgcaccgggagggggggggggtgcggcttTGGTTAGGTGACAGGGCCTCGCGTGCGAAGGAGATGATAGAGTCTGGTTGTGTGGCTGCATGCCTCACCGGTGGTTAAATTCTCTCTCCCTTGGTAAATGATTTTTTTGTATGCATGCTCCCTCCGCGTCTTCATTTCATCATTAAGTAATTATGGAATAATTTATTTTTTTGTGACGataacttccaatctattcatcaactgtcaaggtagtataaagaacaccagaagtaaaaaatacatctaggtccgtagaccacctagcgacgactactagcactggagcgagccgaatgCGCACCGCCGTTTTCGCCCCTCCCTCTTCATATCCGAACaaatcttgttgtagtagacaatcgggaAGTCATCGAGCTAAGGCTCCATAGGACCAGCGCATCAGaatagcaaccgccgccgatgaagggaaacgtagatcggaaggatccaacctgtagacacacgAATGCAGACGAACGAAGGcatggatccaccgaagacaagcGCCGACCGAATCCCGCGAGACCTGCCGGAGACAAATCTCCATATGCCATCTGAAGATGCTCAAAACACCACCAGGACGGGAAcaaggcggggagaaccttattccatctttagagagtcgtcgccgcctcgcctctctGAGCAGGACATAAACCCTAGCAAAACTCAAAAGAGCGTGAAAAATGAAGGCCTGCACAATCTTTTGGAAGAGCCGGTTGTGCAGATCTACTTTCAGGAGAGTTTCCAGAACTGGTTGCGATCCTGAGAATCTTATAGGGATAGCGCATCCAAATGCAGCCCCGAACAAGGCGTAACCGATATCGAAGACTAGTTCAAGGCCTACTGACGTGTGCCTCGTCATAGTGAAAGCTGGCTTGAGTAGGTCGGCCCGTGCCCCCTAGGTCAGTTTATGCCCTTGGCAGACGTCTCTGTCCGTGGTCCCAATAGAGTGAAGGACTTAGAAGTCTTGGAGTATATGACAAGGAAGCCGACGTCTAGGAGGACTCCTCCACGATTCTACCGACTAGGATCTTGTAAACCATAGACTTCGGTATCCATATAGGCCTAGGCTAGGCTAGTTGATAATGACATAACCAAGAGATTATTCCTAATCTCTCTATCACCGTTGTACACCCCTATACATCAATCAATACAacacaagcaggaagtagggttttaactCGACACCGAGGGCATGCACCTAAGTAAACCGCCTCCTGCTTTCCCTCCGGTCTACTCGTCTAGTTGTAATAGCCTATCTAGCGATATGCCGGGATATACTCCGACACCTTGGAAGGATAGAAAAGGAAGGGTTAGATATTGCCATCTTAGATTAATTTTTCCACTTCAGTATTGCAACAGTAACATGCCATTGTATGTTACCAACCGAGAACAAACTTGTTTTACCAGACCCGACAAAAAAATCCTTATTTAGAGAAGTAAGTATttggttttctctttttttgcgggAGAAGTATTTGATTTTCCATCTCATAGATTTATGTTTCCTTTTAGGAAGTTGCAATAGTAACATGCAATTGTAGGCTACCCATTGGAACAATCATGAAATACAAGGAAGGAGTAGGATGTACGGTAGGAGAAACTTTATATTTAGAAGCAAGGAAGATTAGATTTTGCaatgggtctgtctaggacacatctagatgtgacatagttatgtcacatctaacctgATGTCCACTATGTTTGTGGTCTGTTTTTTTGTCCTAGCTTTTTTTTGTTCCTTGTTGCTACGTTATGTGTGGGagattagatgtgacatccttagaaaacatctagatgtgaattagacaagcTGTTTTGCAATATTAGAGTGCAAACATATTTTACGGAACAGGAATGGTAGCATTTTTCAGAATGATACTAATTCCATATTATTTTAACTTGCAGATCAAGTGGCTTGTTTTCACAAAGTTGTTATTGTTTGTTGCGGTCGACATTACACCACGCGCCTCCTTCATTATTTGTAAATAAAAAATGTAATACACTATCATCTCTCGCAGTAGGTGAGAACTATTTCATTTCTAGATCAAAGATACAATGCGTCATCATCCCTTGAGTTAGATGAGTTCCATTACCATAAATTTGCTAAAGTAATAAAGAATATGCCTAGCCAAAGGTTAGGCAACATGATGGACTTTTGAACTGCCGATAATTCGAGCGCAAGCATGCATGATAAAATGTAATGTCATTGCATTAATATATGCATCCTTTTTTACTCTAAATTCACGATGGTGCCCAAGACAAAATGAACAAGTTGAACGTTGTGATTTGTCGCTTTCCTTGATTATCAGAGAAATGCAACGACACACAAAAGAACAAGTTGAACGTTGTGATTTGTCGCTTTCCTGGATCATGGGAGCACTGCAACGGACACACAAAAGAACAAGTTGAGCGTTATTATTTGTCGCATTCATGAGTTGGGAAGCCCACTAATGACCACCCTGTTCACCGTTACATGTGACTATTGGATATAAATCAACAAGATTCACATAGCATTTCCGCATGACTGCATAAAGGGAAACGACACAAATTATCCATTTGTGGCACTGGATGCTTATCGTACATAATCGACATAGTAAAATTTTAACACTCATATTTATTTATCTACAAAAGCCACTATATTCAAGGAATAAACAGAAACCTTTCATGGATAGAAATCATCAACATAAGTACTGGTGTTCTAGCATGCAAACAACGTGAACATCTCATGGATAAACACCATCATCAATATATGTACTCTTATCTTGCATTAGGGATTCATGCTTATTCACTTATGTATATTCCTAAATCAACTAAAAATATATTACACAAAATCCACCTTAATATCAAACTGTGCATGGGGAGACAACCCCTATGCACATAGGCTGGAGGTTTGTTTCTCTCTAAAGTGATTTCATGCTTGCTGTGAGGTCTTCTGTCCTTTGTTTCTCCTTTTTAAATCACTCATCATGTTTAAACCCCCCCTGAATTCTGCCTCTAGTAACAAAGGTGAGGAACTCGTAGGTCCTAATAACCCATAGAAACCTAGCCATCCACCCTATTCATATAGTACCAAAACTAATGGGGGCTCTACACAGCGGAGTGGCATCCAGTGTCCCCACTTGATTTGAGATTGTTATGTTTTTTTGGCATTTTCCAACACAATTGTATGTACATTGGGATGACCTCCCGGGGCGGTCATCACCATCGGCAAAAAGTTGTCTGTGACCGTTGGCGGTGACATGTACTCTTGCTCAAAGAGATGATGGAGATGCGCAATGTACGCTGTAGTGGCCATCCACTTCCCTTTGGTGTCAGAGGGGACCTTCAACTTCCCGTTGCTTCGGTGGCGCCACTGCCAATGACAACTTATTTACACGCAGCACCACCCTTCAGTGGCTCCGGCTTGGTCGGCTTCGAACCCATTGCTCGTCAGCGGGTTCGTGTAGAAATAAAAAGTGAGGTGGAGGATGAGAGAGAGCTCTGTCAAAGGGAGCAATGGAGGCGGAGGCACACGAGAGGAAAGTCGAGAGAAATGAGCAAGTCCTCTATTCCCCAAAGCGTTTACTCTTATAAAGCTATGATGGGAGAGGAAATGACAACAGTTGTCACGTGATACGTGGAAGCATAACCCTTCCCACTTCCCACTAAGAATGTGTATAAGGCGTGCAGGAAACAATCCATCCCATAAATGACGGTGCCGCCTGAGACGCTACGTCTAGTCACATCGCCTTAAATGATATGACATGAACTTGATGGGGCCCGCAACCTTGAGCGCTTGTCTAGTTGTTCAGCGGGTTAGTCTGGCTCCACCAGCTGGACCAGAGCCTGGTATTGTCTCCCCAAGGTCGATGCTCCATTTAAAAAAATTCATAAGGGTCCCGCCAAAAATTGGCTTCGCGGGAAAGCTTTCTGTGAAGGTCGTCTATTCACACCAACAACTAAAGATGGCTCAAGGTAATCAGTCGTGAAGCACTATACATTATTTTAGAAGAGCTAGTTGTGTGTAGATCAACTTTCAGTGGATTTTTGTGAACTCGTTGTGATCCCGAGAACCTTATAGGAGATGGCGCATCGAGATCAGGTCCAACCAAGGAGCAACCGATATTGAAGACCAGTTTAGGGGCTACTAATACTATTACGGTCTAGGGGTGCCACATCATACCAGAAGTTGGCCGAAGTAGGTCGGCTCATGCCCCGTTGGTTGGTTTATGCCCTTGGTAGATGTCTCTGCCCGTGGTAGAGAGAAGGACTCATAAGACTTGGAGTATATGAAAAGGAAAGCCGGCGTCTAGGAGGACTCCTCAACAACCCTAACCGACTAGGATCCTATAAAGCATAGAGTCTCGTATTCATATGAACctgggctaggctagtcgataatGGCAGAACCAAGTTATTATTCTCAATCCCCCTATCTCCATTGTACATCCCTAAACATCAGTCAATACAACATGATAAGGAAGTAGAGTTTTAACTTGACCTTGAGGGCCTACACTTAAATAAACTACCTCTTGTTTTCCGTCAGGTCTACTCGCCTAGTCGTAATATCCTATTGAGCTATCTCCTGGAAAATAATCTGACAACTTGGAAAGAATGGAGAAGGAAGGATTAGATATTTCCATCATAGATTAACTTTTCCGCTTCAGTATTCCAACAGTAACCTGCCGTTGTATGTTACCAATTGATAACAACATGGAAATAGTAGAAAAGAGTAGGAGCAAACTTGTTGTATAGGACCCGCCAAAAAAATCTTGATTTAGAGAAGGAAGTACTCCCTCTGACCGAAAATAAGTGTCTTCGCTTTAgtacaaatttgaactaaaacaacAACACTTATTTTCAATCGGAGGGAGTATTAGAGTTGCCATCATGTCTTTATGCTTACATTTAGGGAGTTGCAACCTTGCAATAGTAACATGCGATTGTAgtctactgatgtctactacacaacttattcttgtagactcgtgttgg
Coding sequences within:
- the LOC123074989 gene encoding transcription factor MYB3R-1-like, coding for MASLRDMLLNQELAADEYGRFERYTPSSAHGFSHFQQADSPPTGVPDTGSLVSGFGMPPSTFIMPEGTHTAAGYGAEAVPVEIPVVRRQRSASRNTPASYRGPWTEEEDELLKRLVHEHGEHKWAIISEHLPPRIGKQCRERWTNQLRPGIKKEHIWTEADDILLIDAHKVHGNRWSSIARCLPGRSENAVKNHWNATRRSLKSKRRFKKTSQQAAPGQFTLLEEYIRDKMMADENVAPQSPSAGVAYDGQVVPGAAAMLAVSSPHGMGQYLHPANAYGGEMQERYYYPPHSNSNNMLHHGQEPAFQEMFSAQGRMHSACTNLNLFPPPQHLSGGYYDSETGCSSAGGNGDLDEDVVEMASREFQTSEAEATLDLTSFN